Within the Desulfuromonadales bacterium genome, the region CATCCCGGTCGAGCGGATCCGCCAGGCGGGAAGAAGCGTTGCCACCCTCTTCTTCGGCGACTCGCTGGCCAAGGCAGCGAAGGTTCTCACGGATCGCTGCGCCATCCCCTCCTACGGCTTCACCTCGGCGACGGGGCTGGCCGAGACCGACCGGCTGCTGGCGGTCCTCGCCGAGCTCTCTAGGGCGCCGATCCCGCAGAAGTACCTGCGTCAGCGCAGCCGCCTGGCCGACGCCATGGTCGACTCCCACTACCAGTTCGGCCGCAAGAAGGTGGCCCTGGCCCTGGAGGGGGATATGCTCAAGACCCTCGCCCCCTTCCTGCACGGCATGGGCTGCGACATAGAGCTGGCCCTCTCGGCCACCCGGGTCAAGGGCTTGGGCGAGCTTCCCTGCGAGAAGGTGCTGGTCGGCGACCTCGAAGACCTGGAGGAGATGGCCGCCGGCGTCGACCTGCTGGTCGCCAACAGCAACGGCCGCCAGGCCGCGGCCAGGCTCGGCATCCCCAACCACCTGCGCGCCGGCCTTCCGGTCTTCGACCGGATGGGCGCCCACCAGCGCACCTGGGTCGGCTACCGCGGGACGATGCAGCTGATCTTCGAAGTCGGCAACCTGTTCATGGCCAGTTCGAAGGAAGCGACGAAGGGGCACAACTAGTAGGAGCGGCGCTTGCTCCGCCCGGGGCGCGGCAAGCAGCGCCCCTACAGGGGATACGCCATGATTCGAACCCGCCGTTTTCACATCATCGATGGCAACAGCATGAAAGGACTGGCTATGAAAGTCGCATTCGCCACTACCGATAAAGTTCATGTCGACGAGCATTTCGGCCGCGCCGAGAAATTTTTGATCTGGGAGATCGGGCCCGAGGAGGCCGCTTTCTCCGGGGTGGTCCAGGTCAAGTCCGAAGGGGACGACGAAGCCGACCGGATCGAAGCCCGCTGTGCCGGCCTGGCTGACTGCGCGCTGGTCTACGTCGCCGAAATCGGTGGCCCGGCGGCCGCCCGCCTGGTGGCCAAGAAGATTCACCCGATCAAGAGCAAGGAACGGGAG harbors:
- a CDS encoding NifB/NifX family molybdenum-iron cluster-binding protein; translated protein: MIRTRRFHIIDGNSMKGLAMKVAFATTDKVHVDEHFGRAEKFLIWEIGPEEAAFSGVVQVKSEGDDEADRIEARCAGLADCALVYVAEIGGPAAARLVAKKIHPIKSKERE